One genomic window of Arvicola amphibius chromosome 4, mArvAmp1.2, whole genome shotgun sequence includes the following:
- the LOC119811483 gene encoding protein RoBo-1-like, producing MAFLPPQEGRESYQCTVQKCESTTCPESASVCTATKGCFNEIQRFGTPSSATNQMFKQKGCSKDTCSELEFSATLGAQRRFSFVNRCCTSDNCNKGDLTLPQASEEANGIQCLAYYEEPGTQSILSFLNCTGNETKCVAVIGTAAGSSHPFAFVIAGMGCATESACNKSMTVLNSTNILTFCSSDLAWSSVPDSTGLRPASISTVPMLIVLLLLKVLL from the exons ATGGCATTCCTTCCTCCTCAAGAAGGGAGAG AGAGTTACCAGTGTACGGTGCAAAAATGTGAAAGTACAACGTGTCCTGAAAGTGCAAGTGTTTGTACAGCCACTAAAGGCTGCTTCAATGAAATCCAGAGATTTGGCACACCAT CTTCTGCTACAAACCAAATGTTTAAGCAAAAAGGATGTTCTAAAGACACATGTAGCGAACTGGAATTCTCAGCCACACTTGGGGCTCAACGGAGATTTAGCTTTGTGAACCGTTGCTGCACATCTGATAACTGCAACAAAGGTGACTTAACAC TACCTCAGGCATCTGAAGAAGCCAATGGTATTCAATGTCTTGCCTACTATGAGGAGCCAGGCACGCAAAGTATCCTAAGTTTCCTCAACTGCACGGGAAATGAGACGAAGTGTGTTGCGGTTATTGGTACAG CAGCGGGAAGCAGTCACCCCTTCGCCTTTGTGATCGCTGGAATGGGCTGTGCGACAGAAAGCGCCTGCAACAAGAGTATGACTGTTCTCAACAGCACAAATATCCTCACCTTCTGCTCCAGCGACTTAGCTTGGTCTTCAGTTCCGGATAGCACTGGCCTTCGACCTGCTTCCATCTCAACAGTACCAATGCTGATTGTTCTCCTCCTGCTGAAAGTCTTGCTTTGA